A window from Drosophila subobscura isolate 14011-0131.10 chromosome O, UCBerk_Dsub_1.0, whole genome shotgun sequence encodes these proteins:
- the LOC117897825 gene encoding uncharacterized protein DDB_G0283357 isoform X2 has product MSSSTSSTSTSSAKLEHQHHSKPILSPTRSLDEGFESDPDRVSTDSEHQTSGTATAASSSSSNNNNNNSNHNNASKLAQLSSAATGGASSTGSGSEKPAVATGISSGGATISGGSSMARGALSLAAPQLQRREYFKDQQNSQQVGMAKARQISVQQQHQQQQQQQTLPHQPRLQYQKQRQPLVPSAASSVHNHRLTHGGPISGSGQVGVGQGSAGAVSVTSGFRRGRRLHLAAHNPARNGMRSHSVDAIARHRHGYDPSSLILKHDGNGNVSSCSSPNGPGPTRMLNYKTPAGGSSPGTAAGQALLVQPISSATLSPLVAAGVDVVDGGGSSPVMASATHSLYTFYPAEGNLQVWQTECGDLTYKSSRNMHQLHKAPVCWTQSIPRQARR; this is encoded by the exons ATGTCGTCGTCAACATCATCCACGTCCACTTCGAGCGCGAAACTGGAGCACCAGCACCATTCGAAGCCCATACTCAGTCCAACACGATCCCTGGACGAAGGTTTCGAAAGTGATCCGGATCGGGTTTCCACCGATTCAGAGCATCAGACAAGtggaactgccactgccgccagcagcagcagcagcaacaacaacaacaacaacagtaaccATAACAATGCCAGCAAGTTGGCGCAACTTAGTTCGGCGGCCACTGGCGGCGCCTCCTCCACTGGCTCTGGATCGGAGAAGCCAGCAGTAGCAACGGGCATCAGCAGTGGAGGAGCCACAATatcaggcggcagcagcatggccAGGGGAGCCCTCTCTTTGGCCGCACCCCAGCTGCAGCGACGCGAGTACTTCAAGGATCAGCAAAACAGCCAGCAGGTGGGCATGGCCAAGGCACGACAGATCAGtgtccagcagcaacaccagcaacagcagcagcagcagactctgCCCCACCAGCCACGGCTGCAGTAccagaagcagcgacagcccCTCGTACCCAGTGCCGCCTCCAGTGTCCACAATCATCGCTTGACCCACGGCGGACCCATCTCCGGCTCGGGTCAAGTCGGTGTGGGCCAGGGATCTGCCGGAGCTGTGTCAGTGACCAGCGGATTTCGGCGCGGACGTCGCCTCCATTTGGCCGCACATAATCCAGCCCGAAACGGAATGCGCTCCCATTCGGTGGATGCCATTGCCAGACATCGCCATGGCTATGATCCCAGCAGCCTGATCCTCAAGCACGATGGTAATGGTAATgtgagcagctgctccagccccAATGGACCGGGACCGACCAGGATGCTCAACTACAAGACCCCGGCCGGAGGCAGCTCCCCGGGCACAGCGGCCGGACAGGCGCTACTCGTCCAGCCCATCTCCAGTGCCACATTATCACcgttggtggctgctggcgtCGATGTGGTGGATGGTGGCGGTTCCTCCCCGGTCATGGCCTCGGCCACCCACAGCCTGTACACGTTCTACCCGGCGGAGGGCAATCTCCAGGTGTGGCAAACGGAGTGCGGCGATCTAACCTACAAGTCATCCAGGAATATGCATCAGCTCCACAAGGCGCCCGTGTGCTGGACCCAGTCGATACCACGACAGGCCAGAAG GTAA